From Plasmodium relictum strain SGS1 genome assembly, chromosome: 8, the proteins below share one genomic window:
- a CDS encoding phosphoglucomutase, putative, with protein sequence MDKIKNKDLLNSLECWNMFKKPKYLIEETNEVISKYDEKQLEQLFLKRLNFGTAGLRGKMGIGFNAMNIVTIMQTTQGLCTYLMNTYGVNLCKNRGIIFGFDGRYHSESFAHVAAAVCLSKGFRVYLFGQTVATPILCYSSFKKNCLCGVMVTASHNPKLDNGYKVYAANGAQIIPPIDKNIANCILGNLKPWNDVYEYLNEDFYLKDTSLVQDIYYEMYDSFMDDLKREFNFNCSLNSHTKLVIIYSPMHGIGRKFVQGIMHVVGFNNLLTVPHQALPDADFSTVSFPNPEEKGALDMSIQLADSIKSPIVVANDPDADRFACAEKFNNNWKIFSGDELGIIFAYHLMKQYEKKNIDKSKHVFICTVVCSRMLKKLCEKYGYAYDETLTGFKWLINKAIEYSNKNYTPLYCYEEALGHALTQHVRDKCGISALAYWIEIAVHLYENNLTFHEYLENIRKEIGYFVSNNGYYIVLDPNDIASIFNEFRSNGAYKTTLGSHKIVHIRDLTTGYDSSTPDKKSVIAPTPDSQMITLQFENTAILTIRASGTEPKVKWYGEISRSTYEEARRDIDKLINDVMDVFMQPNKYNVKRN encoded by the coding sequence AtggataaaataaaaaataaagatctTTTGAATAGTCTTGAATGTTGGAATATGTTTAAAAAaccaaaatatttaattgaagaaaCAAATGAAGTTATAAGTAAATATGATGAGAAGCAGTTAGAGCAATTATTCTTAAAAAGATTAAATTTTGGAACAGCAGGCTTAAGAGGGAAAATGGGTATTGGATTTAATGCAATGAATATAGTTACTATTATGCAAACTACACAAGGGTTATGTACTTATTTAATGAATACATATGGTGTAAATTTATGCAAAAATAGAGGAATCATATTTGGTTTTGATGGTAGATATCATTCAGAATCTTTTGCACATGTAGCTGCAGCTGTTTGTTTATCAAAAGGATTCAGGGTCTATTTATTTGGGCAAACTGTTGCAACTCCTATTTTGTGTTATTCTagttttaagaaaaattgtTTATGTGGAGTTATGGTAACAGCTTCTCATAATCCTAAATTAGATAATGGTTATAAAGTATATGCAGCAAATGGAGCTCAGATAATCCCACCAATAGATAAAAACATTGCTAATTGTATATTGGGTAATTTGAAACCTTGGAATGACGtttatgaatatttaaacgaagacttttatttaaaagatacTTCATTAGTTCAAGATATTTATTATGAAATGTATGATTCATTTATGGATGATTTAAAACgtgaatttaattttaattgcAGCTTAAATTCTCATACTAAATTAGTTATAATTTATTCACCTATGCATGGAATTGGCAGAAAGTTTGTTCAAGGTATTATGCACGTAGTTGGATTTAATAATCTACTGACTGTACCTCATCAAGCTTTACCAGATGCAGATTTTTCTACTGTTTCATTTCCTAATCCTGAAGAAAAAGGAGCATTAGATATGTCTATTCAATTAGCTGATTCAATAAAGAGCCCTATAGTTGTAGCCAATGATCCAGATGCAGATAGATTTGCGTGCGctgaaaaatttaataataactGGAAAATATTTTCAGGGGATGAATTAGGAATCATATTTGCATATCATTTAATGAAACaatatgagaaaaaaaatatagataaatCTAAGCATGTATTTATATGTACTGTTGTATGCTCAAGGATGTTAAAGAAACTATGTGAAAAATATGGATACGCTTATGATGAGACATTAACAGGATTTAAGTGGTTAATTAATAAAGCAATAGAATATAGCAATAAAAACTATACACCATTATATTGTTATGAAGAAGCTTTAGGCCATGCGTTAACACAACATGTTAGAGATAAATGCGGTATATCTGCTTTAGCTTATTGGATAGAAATAGCTGTtcatttatatgaaaataatttaacatTTCATgaatatttagaaaatattagaaaagaAATAGGATATTTTGTTAGTAATAATGGATATTATATTGTCTTAGATCCTAACGATATTGCAAgtatatttaatgaattcAGAAGTAATGGAGCATATAAAACTACTTTAGGTTCCCATAAAATTGTTCATATTAGAGATTTAACAACAGGATATGATTCTTCAACTCCTGATAAAAAATCTGTAATTGCTCCAACACCTGATTCTCAAATGATCACTCTCCAATTTGAAAATACAGCTATTCTAACTATAAGAGCTAGTGGTACTGAACCAAAAGTAAAATGGTATGGAGAAATTTCAAGAAGTACTTATGAGGAAGCACGAAGAGATATTGATAAACTAATAAATGATGTCATGGATGTATTTATGCAaccaaataaatataatgttaagagaaattaa